The DNA window CGCCGGCATCTTCGACTTCTCACCCTTAATTTTTTGACCTGTCTTCAATAGGATCAAAAAATTAAGCCGGCTAAAGCCTGATAAAAATTCGAAGCGCCATCAAAGCTAAAATCCCAATTCTTCAACTCATTTCGGTATACAAAGTCGAGGAAGCATATTGGGATTGATTTTGGTTTTCTTAGTGTGTATATTCCTCTTTAAATTAAGTTATACTTAGAGGAATCGGAAGTGAGTGATATTGAAAAAGTTGTAATTATTGGTTCCGGGCCGGCGGGTCATACGGCAGCGATTTATTGTGCAAGAGCGAATTTAAATCCTGTGATGTATGAGGGCTTTTATTCCGGAACGGCAGGTGGACAATTAATGACAACAACAGAGGTGGAAAACTATCCGGGATTTCCCGAAGGGATTACCGGACCCCAACTGATGGAGAATTTCCGCAAACAATCTCTTAGATTCAATACGCGTATTTTAACGGAAGATGTGAAAAGCGTGGATCTTTCTGTGCGTCCTTTTGTCATTAAAGGGGATAAGACGGAGATGCGAGCACATACGATCATCATTTCGACAGGTGCAAATGCAAAGCGACTTGATATTCCCGGAGCGGGAGATGGCGAGTTGTGGCAAAAAGGAGTCACTGCTTGCGCTGTTTGTGATGGGGCAATGCCCATTTTTCGCGATAAGGATCTCTATGTCATTGGAGGGGGTGACACAGCTGTTGAAGAGGCACTATTTTTAACTAAATTTGGGCGCAAAGTCTACATTGTGCATCGTAGAGAAGAGCTTAGGGCTTCGAAAATTATGGCTGAAAGAGCTTTAAATCACGATAAGATTGAAGTGCTCTGGAATCGGGTTGTGACTAAAGTTAGTGGGAATTCAAAAGTTGAATCAGTCCTATTACAAGATGTCAAAACAAAGCAAGAAGAGACAAGAGAAGCCGGTGGTTTATTTTTCGCAATCGGTCATCAACCAAATACTCAGTTTCTCAATAATCAGGTAGAACTCGGCGAGCACGGCTATATTAAAATAATGGGTCAATCATCTCAAACAAGTGTTGACGGAGTTTTTGCTGCAGGTGATGTCCACGACTTTCAATATCGACAAGCCGTTACGGCTGCCGGGATGGGGTGTCGGGCTGCTTTAGAGGTTGAGAGGTGGTTAACCGAGAAGGGCATTCATTAATGAGAAAAAAGGCTTTTTTAATTGC is part of the Simkaniaceae bacterium genome and encodes:
- the trxB gene encoding thioredoxin-disulfide reductase, translating into MEKVVIIGSGPAGHTAAIYCARANLNPVMYEGFYSGTAGGQLMTTTEVENYPGFPEGITGPQLMENFRKQSLRFNTRILTEDVKSVDLSVRPFVIKGDKTEMRAHTIIISTGANAKRLDIPGAGDGELWQKGVTACAVCDGAMPIFRDKDLYVIGGGDTAVEEALFLTKFGRKVYIVHRREELRASKIMAERALNHDKIEVLWNRVVTKVSGNSKVESVLLQDVKTKQEETREAGGLFFAIGHQPNTQFLNNQVELGEHGYIKIMGQSSQTSVDGVFAAGDVHDFQYRQAVTAAGMGCRAALEVERWLTEKGIH